The Pseudomonas parafulva genome window below encodes:
- a CDS encoding MacB family efflux pump subunit — MSAALIELDDIHKVYGGIDSPEVQVLRGISLSIQPGEFVAIVGASGSGKSTLMNILGCLDRPSSGRYRFAGRDVAELDSDELAWLRREAFGFVFQGYHLIPSGSAQENVEMPAIYAGTPADQRHARAAALLERLGLASRTGNRPHQLSGGQQQRVSIARALMNGGHIILADEPTGALDSHSGAEVMTLLDELASQGHVIILITHDREVAARARRIIEIRDGEIVSDSASAEPPTVPGVQADELRRRLDRGASLRGAWKGELIESLQAAWRVMWINRFRTALTLLGIVIGVASVVVMLAVGEGSKRQVMAQMAAFGSNILYISAKHATSREAAGQITLDDVAAIGGLPQVHRIMPVIGGELMVRHGNNNQTFYVGGNNTEFPQILNWPVVQGSLFTEADEQRGAAVAVIGQKVRDKLLAPGSDPLGQYLLIENVPFQVVGVLAAKGASSGNQDSDERIVVPYSAAATRLFGSRDPEYVIMTAADSSRVSETEAAIDQLMRKRRQGKRDFDLTNDAALIQAEARTQNSLSLMLGAIAAISLLVGGIGVMNIMLMTVRERTREIGIRMATGARQRDILRQFLTEAVMLSMVGGVTGIALALGIGGALLLADIAVAFALPAILGAFACAVITGVVFGFMPARKAARLDPVKALTSV, encoded by the coding sequence ATGAGTGCAGCGCTGATCGAGCTCGACGACATCCACAAAGTCTACGGCGGCATCGACTCCCCCGAGGTTCAGGTGCTGCGCGGCATCAGCCTGAGCATCCAACCCGGAGAATTCGTCGCCATCGTCGGCGCCTCTGGCTCGGGCAAGTCCACCCTCATGAACATCCTCGGCTGCCTCGATCGTCCGTCCAGCGGCCGTTATCGCTTCGCCGGACGCGATGTCGCCGAACTGGACAGCGACGAGCTGGCTTGGCTACGCCGCGAAGCCTTCGGTTTCGTGTTCCAGGGCTATCACCTGATTCCCTCAGGCTCAGCCCAGGAAAACGTCGAGATGCCGGCCATCTACGCCGGTACGCCTGCCGACCAGCGCCATGCCCGGGCCGCCGCCCTGCTCGAGCGGCTGGGCCTGGCCAGCCGTACCGGCAACCGACCGCATCAGTTGTCCGGCGGTCAACAGCAACGGGTGTCGATTGCCCGCGCGCTGATGAACGGCGGTCATATCATCCTCGCCGACGAACCCACCGGAGCCCTCGACAGCCACAGTGGCGCCGAGGTGATGACCCTGCTCGACGAACTGGCGAGCCAGGGCCACGTGATCATTCTCATCACCCACGACCGAGAAGTGGCGGCGCGGGCGCGACGTATCATCGAGATTCGCGACGGCGAGATCGTCAGCGACTCGGCCAGCGCCGAGCCACCCACCGTGCCCGGCGTGCAGGCCGATGAGTTGCGCCGACGCCTGGACCGCGGTGCAAGCCTGCGCGGCGCTTGGAAAGGCGAGCTGATCGAGTCGCTGCAAGCGGCTTGGCGGGTGATGTGGATCAACCGCTTCCGCACCGCCTTGACCCTGCTCGGCATCGTCATCGGCGTGGCTTCGGTGGTGGTGATGCTGGCGGTCGGCGAAGGTAGCAAGCGCCAGGTGATGGCGCAGATGGCCGCCTTCGGCTCCAACATCCTCTACATCAGTGCCAAGCACGCCACCTCACGCGAAGCGGCCGGCCAGATCACCCTCGACGATGTCGCCGCCATCGGCGGCCTGCCCCAGGTGCACCGCATCATGCCAGTGATCGGCGGCGAGCTGATGGTGCGCCACGGCAACAACAACCAGACGTTCTACGTGGGCGGCAACAACACCGAATTTCCACAGATCCTCAACTGGCCGGTCGTCCAGGGCAGCCTGTTCACCGAAGCCGATGAACAGCGCGGCGCGGCCGTGGCAGTGATTGGCCAGAAAGTCCGCGACAAGCTGCTGGCACCGGGCAGCGACCCGCTGGGCCAGTACCTGCTGATCGAAAATGTGCCATTCCAGGTGGTCGGCGTGCTCGCTGCCAAGGGCGCCAGCTCCGGCAATCAGGACAGCGACGAGCGCATCGTGGTGCCCTACTCGGCCGCTGCGACCCGCTTGTTCGGCTCGCGCGACCCCGAATACGTGATCATGACCGCCGCCGACTCGAGCCGGGTGTCGGAAACCGAGGCGGCCATCGACCAGTTGATGCGCAAGCGACGCCAAGGCAAGCGCGATTTCGACCTGACCAACGACGCTGCACTGATCCAGGCCGAGGCGCGCACCCAGAACAGCCTGTCGCTGATGCTCGGCGCGATTGCCGCCATCTCGCTGCTGGTCGGCGGCATCGGCGTGATGAACATCATGCTGATGACCGTGCGCGAACGCACCCGCGAGATCGGCATTCGTATGGCCACCGGTGCCCGTCAGCGTGACATCCTGCGCCAGTTCCTCACCGAAGCGGTGATGCTGTCGATGGTCGGCGGCGTCACTGGCATCGCCTTGGCCCTGGGTATCGGCGGCGCGCTGCTGCTGGCCGATATCGCCGTGGCCTTCGCCCTGCCCGCCATCCTCGGCGCCTTCGCCTGCGCCGTGATCACCGGTGTCGTGTTCGGCTTCATGCCAGCGCGCAAAGCCGCCCGACTCGACCCGGTCAAAGCCCTTACCAGCGTGTAG